Proteins encoded by one window of Salvia splendens isolate huo1 chromosome 14, SspV2, whole genome shotgun sequence:
- the LOC121764423 gene encoding uncharacterized protein LOC121764423 — protein MVDTYKLGDNNRNSYYVIHDKTDDSYSCECKLFGRQGYLCSHIFFLFRNNEVKKIPDKYCESRWMKTPLANAVHGEFDDALPTRSIVDDRQTASNQGISMFYGFLQRFETDIEVLRAFVGGVGELGNSLQAGTPTMPTSEKRRMIEEFYGMVWPEVVEVYPPDVVKTKGHASSSASRLISKREKTIKDATRPLRRCKACDEMGHHDSINCPMLKEMAMEKELRKGKRQA, from the coding sequence ATGGTTGACACCTACAAGCTTGGGGACAACAATCGCAATTCATATTATGTGATTCACGATAAGACTGATGACTCATACTCGTGCGAATGCAAACTTTTCGGTAGGCAGGGATATTTGTGCAGCCATATCTTTTTTTTGTTCAGGaacaatgaagtgaaaaaaattCCAGATAAATACTGCGAAAGCAGATGGATGAAGACTCCGTTAGCCAATGCTGTACATGGGGAGTTTGATGATGCCCTGCCTACCAGGTCCATCGTTGACGATAGGCAAACTGCTTCAAATCAAGGGATTTCGATGTTTTATGGTTTTCTTCAACGATTTGAGACGGACATTGAAGTGCTTCGTGCATTCGTAGGTGGTGTAGGAGAGCTTGGTAATTCTCTTCAAGCTGGAACTCCTACAATGCCCACCTCTGAAAAGAGGCGAATGATTGAAGAGTTCTATGGTATGGTATGGCCTGAAGTAGTTGAGGTCTATCCTCCGGATGTTGTCAAGACCAAGGGCCACGCTAGCAGCTCAGCGAGCCGTCTGATTTCCAAGAGAGAAAAGACTATAAAGGATGCTACTAGGCCTCTTAGACGGTGTAAGGCGTGCGATGAGATGGGCCATCACGACTCTATAAATTGTCCAATGCTTAAAGAGATGGCGATGGAGAAAGAGTTGCGGAAGGGCAAGAGGCAAGCTTGA